The DNA region GGCCCAGTAAAAAGTTATagagaaataatagatagataatagatgatagacacaTTTGTACCTGTCATTTATGATATTTTCTGTAATTATAATACATGGTTTTTCTCTTCAGATCAGAGCCCTGTGATCGGAAGACTCAGGTCGTCTCAGACAAGAGGAGGAAGGATTGAAGATGACAGAGATTATTTACCTTCTCCAGAGAGAAGAAGAAGAGTTAGAGACCCATCCAGGCGCTCAGTACGAGAGGAGACCAGACACAGGAGCCGTTCGCCACATAGGCCGCTACCTGACCGTCCCATCTCTCCTGagcctttaccaccgaccacgcgccctgacaatctcaggcctgcggaggCTTTACCACCAaccacgctccctgacaatctcaggcctgcggaggctttaccaccgaccacgctcccggACCGTCACAGTTCTGCTGATACGTCACTACCGAGCAGCAGCAATAACAGGAGTGGTGAAAATGAAGCGGCAACCACCTCCGGGGCTGATCCTCAGCCAAGGTTTATTCCACCATCCGTCGGCACAGATGCTGAGAATCAGGCCGGATTAGATTTAGATGAGGATACAACACCACCGCAGGCTGCACCCCTGCGGAGGAGAGGACGGCGGAGAGGAATGACAAGGATACGGCAAATAGAACGCCTTCCTACCAGGAGCGCCACAGGCCAGGAGGAGATTCCTTCTTGTGCCATATGTCTAGGTGATTATGAAGTAGGTGAGCAGCTTATTGTGCTGCCCTGCCGACATCTTTTTCATCAGAGCTGCATTACACCATGGCTCCGCCAAAACCGCTACTGTCCTTACTGccgccaaaactgtttccaacagaaCAGACAGAGAAGAGCATAAATCCCAACATGTGCTCGTGTATCCATcccctatatatatttatttcctttattaatgatttttactaaataaaatgtatatgttttttatacttatgaagtcagcactccattttttcAGTTTTCTATGTTACCAGGAGTTTCTTCGTGTACTGCCATATTGATACATTTATAGAGGAACAGTCACACGATGCAACTACTTTTTACCTATTTATGCATCATTTCCGGAATTTTCTAAACTGCATCGGTGATATGTCCGCCACTGCATTACAGAATCCATTTAGCTCTAGTGGTCCCCATACTTGCCATTATCCGTTCTGCAATTTCTGAGGCAACACCTCTATTAAATCTGTGGACAGTTTGCTCCAATTTCAAATCAAGCACTAAATCTATTGTAATACTTCTAATCTGATTTACTATGCTGCACGTGAGTGTCCATATATATGGGGGTGcactacactatagaggctgcctatgggggtgcattatattaggggctgcattacactatagaggctgcctatgggggtgcattatattaggggctgcattacactatagaggctgcctatgggggtgcattatattaggggctgcattatactatagaggctgcgttatactatagaggctgcctatgggggagcattatattacattatactagggggtgcattatattatagaacctgcctttggaggtgcattatattaggggctgaattatactatagaggctgcctgtggcggtgcattatattatagaggctgcctatgggatgcattatactataaaggctgcgtttggggctgcattatactataaaggctgcctgtgggggtgcattatactatagaggctgcctatgggcctacattatactatagaggctgcctatggggggggggcattatattaggggctgccttacactatagagtctgcattatactatagagtctgcctatgggggatgcattatactactgagtcggcctatgggggtgcattatactatagagtctgcctatagaggctgcctatggcgggtacattatgctatagaggctgcctatgggggtgcattatattaggggctgcattatactatagtctccttatgggaggtacattatactatagagtctgcctatggggggtgcattatactatggagtctgactacggggggtgcattacactttagagtctgcctatggcgggtgcattatgctgccgagagcacaacggaggggggcCGCTGCCGAGAGCGCAACGGAGGGGGGCGGAGGATCTACAGTCCCCTGCAGTGGATTCAGTCTCCTCCTACGGAGGGAGATCCATCATCCGGGGTCAGATGTGTCAGCCCCTCTGGAAACAAAaggcatgctgggagatgtagttccATGATGTCATTAATGAGGGAAGTAGCCGGGTCGTCCTTCCTACACCACACGACGTACCCCAGAGCCTTCGAGccgctcctcatcctcttcatccggggTGGAGAGGACGCGGATGAACGACAGACCGAACTGCTCCTGCTTGTTGAAGGGCTGCGTGCAGGTGACACGGTCCCACTTCTCCAGGGCGGCTCCTGCGAGGAAGTCTCCTGCCGAGGGGAGTCTGCTCTACAGAAAAACCTGCAGTCCCCCCAGAGCAGCAcacactccagtcacctccagagctgcatccactgaaaatattcatatactccagccaccaccagagctgcatccacagaaaatattcatatactccagccaccaccagagctgcatccacagataatattcatatactccagccacctccagagctgcatccacagaaaatattcatatactccagccacctccagagctgcatccactgaaaatatgcatatactccagccacctccagagctgcagtctgtAAATTCACACATTATACTCCACTcacatctacagtggcatgtaaccgTTTATCCCCTGCTGGCCAGaatcactgttattgtgaacagtgaagagagctgaagatgaaatgatctgtaaaaggcctaaagttacagatgacgcctctccttggtgttttaggcaataaaaatatatattattttcatcgtttacattttaaaaattataaaaaggaaaatgagcagatgaaaaagtttgtgcaccctgcatggttagtacaagTATCAGCCTGTAAACGCTTTCTGTATCCAGAcacgagtctttcagttcttgtgtgagggattttcctccgttcttccttggagaattcctccagttctgtgagattcctggggcgttttgcttcctctgctattttgaggtttcgccacagattttcaatgatgctgagatcaggggactgtgagggccattgtaaaaccttcagtttgccccTTTTcaggtctattgtggattgtgacgtg from Ranitomeya variabilis isolate aRanVar5 chromosome 3, aRanVar5.hap1, whole genome shotgun sequence includes:
- the LOC143816951 gene encoding uncharacterized protein LOC143816951; protein product: MSSRELRQLIMDNIAWMNRPENRNQSPVIGRLRSSQTRGGRIEDDRDYLPSPERRRRVRDPSRRSVREETRHRSRSPHRPLPDRPISPEPLPPTTRPDNLRPAEALPPTTLPDNLRPAEALPPTTLPDRHSSADTSLPSSSNNRSGENEAATTSGADPQPRFIPPSVGTDAENQAGLDLDEDTTPPQAAPLRRRGRRRGMTRIRQIERLPTRSATGQEEIPSCAICLGDYEVGEQLIVLPCRHLFHQSCITPWLRQNRYCPYCRQNCFQQNRQRRA